A region from the Leptolyngbya sp. 'hensonii' genome encodes:
- a CDS encoding DUF1822 family protein, which produces MFDFTALQPETLLLEAAEIDRARQISRQLSSPQQQWQVYLNALALAGFSQWIHTQAPDLPLEVDQTTCLSLPKAEEVSMLRVQVGPFRLGLIALGSLMEEIIEVPVPAVDWPEYIPHFYVLLEVLEDLGQVQVQGFLRYDRLQQKRQAHALTATLEQTYNLPLAWFEARPDRLLLYLCCLDPKAIPLPHTTGPQVPVANLLVQPLLQPVINVGLWLRDELEALMEQIQWILLPDLVPALRSSMLSPVDELAGVILELERRSGSPLLPQSRGAYHDFLLGGHGLRLYAITWPQISGTGTPEWSLLLILGSQTTVPLPAGITLQIRDATEILVDQTLDETLNPTYLFARLIGNQEEPFTATIALFNGMALTLPAFVFQPAPEPRDSI; this is translated from the coding sequence ATGTTTGATTTCACTGCCCTGCAACCGGAAACCCTGCTCCTGGAAGCCGCCGAGATCGATCGGGCTCGCCAAATCAGCCGCCAGTTATCCTCGCCCCAGCAACAGTGGCAGGTCTACCTGAACGCCCTGGCCCTGGCCGGTTTTTCCCAGTGGATTCACACGCAGGCACCTGACCTTCCCTTGGAGGTCGATCAGACCACTTGCCTTTCCTTACCGAAGGCTGAGGAAGTCAGCATGCTACGGGTGCAGGTGGGTCCATTCCGCTTGGGCTTAATCGCCCTGGGCAGTCTGATGGAGGAAATCATCGAGGTTCCCGTTCCGGCGGTAGACTGGCCTGAATATATCCCCCACTTCTATGTGTTGCTGGAAGTGCTGGAGGATCTGGGCCAGGTCCAGGTGCAGGGCTTCCTGCGCTACGATCGCCTGCAACAAAAGCGCCAGGCCCATGCCCTGACAGCGACCCTGGAACAGACTTACAATCTGCCCCTGGCCTGGTTTGAAGCCAGACCCGATCGCCTGCTCCTCTACCTCTGCTGCCTGGACCCTAAAGCCATTCCCCTGCCCCACACCACGGGGCCGCAGGTGCCTGTGGCCAATCTCCTGGTGCAACCCCTCCTGCAGCCGGTGATCAACGTGGGCCTCTGGCTGCGGGATGAACTGGAGGCATTGATGGAGCAGATCCAATGGATTCTACTGCCAGATTTGGTTCCAGCCTTGCGATCGTCCATGCTCTCCCCAGTTGATGAACTGGCAGGCGTGATTTTAGAACTGGAGCGCCGCAGCGGTTCCCCCTTGCTTCCCCAGTCTCGGGGAGCCTATCACGACTTTCTGCTGGGAGGCCATGGCCTGCGGCTTTATGCCATCACCTGGCCCCAGATATCAGGAACTGGCACCCCCGAATGGAGTCTACTCCTGATCTTAGGCAGCCAGACAACGGTTCCTCTGCCTGCGGGGATTACCCTCCAGATCAGAGATGCCACCGAAATTCTGGTAGACCAGACCCTGGACGAGACCTTGAACCCAACCTATCTCTTTGCCAGGTTGATCGGTAACCAGGAAGAGCCATTTACGGCCACGATCGCCCTGTTCAACGGCATGGCCCTCACCCTGCCCGCTTTCGTGTTTCAACCAGCCCCAGAGCCTCGGGATAGCATATAA
- the ligA gene encoding NAD-dependent DNA ligase LigA, which translates to MAAVTPEIRKQVQDLRQLVQKAGYHYYVLDDPILEDAVYDQLYRQLQDLEAQYPELVTSDSPTQRVGDRPATQFTSVRHAIPLYSLENAFNAGELQTWQERWQRLAPDAAAEYICELKIDGSAIALTYEQGLLVRGATRGDGEMGEEITQNLRTIRSIPLRLALENPPPIVEVRGEAFLPLDSFRQINQERSQAGEALFANPRNAAAGTLRQLDSRIVARRKLDFFAYTLHLGRDQNAHTLMNSQKEALDLLVRMGFRVNPNRVLCPSLAAVQTYCDRWSTDRMELPYLTDGVVIKLNSLALQERLGFTQKFPRWAIAFKYPAEEAPTQIDQIVVQVGRTGALTPVAEFKPVQLAGTTVTRATLHNRDRILELDLHLGDTVIVRKAGEIIPEVVRVLPELRPAGAVPYTMPTHCPECGQPVVQPVGEAVTRCVNSSCPAILRGSLIHWASRDALDINGVGEKLVQQLVDRNLVRSVADLYDLTVERLLTLERMGQKSAEKIVGAIAQSKTQPWARVLYGLGIRHVGTVNAQTLADQFPSSAQLAQAAADQIAAVYGIGPEIAQAVFEWFRVPANQELMQRLQAAGLQLAGETKPIAPPTSQPLAGKTFVVTGTLPTLKRDEAEDLIRQAGGKVTGSVSAKTSYVVVGENAGSKLEKAEALGIPQLSEAELLDLLQGS; encoded by the coding sequence CATCCGATAGTCCCACGCAACGGGTGGGCGATCGACCGGCCACCCAGTTCACCTCCGTGCGCCACGCCATTCCCCTCTACAGTCTGGAGAATGCTTTCAACGCTGGGGAACTGCAAACCTGGCAGGAGCGCTGGCAGCGGCTGGCCCCCGATGCCGCTGCTGAATATATCTGTGAATTGAAAATCGATGGCTCGGCGATCGCCCTCACCTACGAACAGGGGCTGCTGGTGCGCGGGGCAACCAGGGGCGATGGGGAAATGGGAGAGGAGATCACCCAGAATCTGCGGACCATTCGCTCCATTCCCCTGCGGCTGGCCCTGGAGAATCCACCCCCGATCGTCGAAGTCCGGGGAGAAGCCTTCCTCCCCCTGGACAGCTTCCGCCAGATCAACCAGGAACGATCGCAGGCCGGGGAAGCCCTGTTTGCCAATCCCCGCAATGCCGCCGCTGGCACCCTGCGCCAGCTCGATTCCCGCATTGTGGCCCGCCGCAAGCTGGATTTCTTTGCCTACACCCTGCACCTGGGCCGGGATCAGAATGCCCATACCCTGATGAACAGTCAGAAAGAAGCCCTGGATCTGTTAGTGCGCATGGGGTTTCGCGTCAATCCCAACCGGGTCTTGTGCCCCTCCCTGGCAGCCGTGCAGACCTATTGCGATCGCTGGTCCACCGATCGGATGGAGCTGCCCTATCTGACCGATGGGGTGGTGATCAAACTCAATTCCCTGGCCCTGCAGGAACGGTTGGGCTTTACCCAGAAATTCCCCCGCTGGGCGATCGCCTTCAAGTATCCCGCAGAGGAAGCCCCCACCCAAATCGACCAGATTGTGGTGCAGGTGGGGCGCACCGGCGCTTTGACCCCCGTGGCCGAGTTCAAGCCAGTCCAGTTAGCCGGAACCACCGTGACGCGGGCTACCCTGCACAACCGCGATCGCATCCTTGAACTGGACCTGCATCTGGGCGATACCGTAATTGTCCGCAAGGCCGGGGAGATCATCCCAGAGGTGGTGCGGGTGCTGCCAGAGCTGCGCCCTGCCGGAGCTGTCCCCTACACCATGCCCACCCATTGCCCAGAGTGCGGTCAGCCTGTGGTCCAGCCTGTGGGAGAAGCCGTCACCCGCTGCGTCAATTCCTCCTGTCCGGCAATTTTACGCGGCTCCCTGATCCACTGGGCCAGCCGGGATGCCCTGGACATTAATGGGGTAGGGGAAAAGCTGGTGCAACAACTGGTGGACCGCAACCTGGTGCGATCGGTGGCGGATCTGTACGACCTGACGGTGGAGCGACTGCTCACCCTGGAGCGGATGGGCCAAAAATCCGCCGAGAAGATTGTCGGCGCGATCGCCCAATCCAAAACCCAGCCCTGGGCGCGGGTTCTCTACGGCCTGGGGATTCGCCATGTGGGGACCGTCAACGCCCAGACCCTGGCGGACCAGTTCCCCAGCTCAGCCCAGTTAGCCCAGGCCGCCGCCGACCAGATCGCCGCCGTCTACGGCATTGGCCCCGAAATTGCCCAGGCTGTCTTCGAGTGGTTCCGGGTTCCCGCCAACCAGGAGCTGATGCAGCGACTCCAGGCCGCAGGACTCCAGCTAGCAGGAGAGACCAAGCCGATCGCACCACCAACCAGCCAGCCTCTGGCCGGGAAAACCTTCGTGGTCACGGGCACCCTCCCCACCCTGAAGCGAGATGAAGCCGAGGATCTGATCCGGCAGGCAGGGGGCAAGGTGACAGGCTCAGTCAGCGCCAAAACCAGTTATGTGGTAGTGGGCGAGAATGCGGGGTCCAAACTCGAAAAAGCCGAGGCCCTGGGCATCCCCCAACTTTCCGAAGCCGAACTGCTGGACCTCCTGCAAGGCTCTTAG